GCCCCCTCCATGGGCATGATGCTGGAGACGACGGCGACCCGGCTGTGGTCCGAGAAGGGCGGCCCCCACCACGGTTCCCCGGACAAGGAGCCGGCCGTCCGGCTCCGGGTGCTGGAGGACGCGGGCCGGTCCAACGTGCCGTTCACCACCGGCATCCTGATCGGGATCGGCGAGTCCTACGAGGAGCGTGCCGACTCCCTCTTCGAGCTCCGCAGGACGGCGCGCGCCTACCACGGCATCCAGGAAGTCATCGTCCAGAACTTCCGCGCCAAGCCGGACACCGCGATGCGCGGGATGCCTGACGCCGAGCTGGAGGAGCTGGCCGCCGCGATCGCCGTCGCCCGCCACATCCTCGGCCCCTCGGCCCGCATCCAGGCCCCGCCGAACCTCGTCGACGCCGAGTACGCCCTGCTGATCGGTGCGGGCATCGACGACTGGGGCGGCGTCTCGCCCCTCACCCCGGACCATGTGAACCCCGAGCGCCCCTGGCCGCACATCGACGAACTGGCCGCGCGCACAGCGGAGTCGGGATTCCAGCTCAGGGAACGCCTCACCATCTATCCGGAGTTCATCCAGCGCGGCGAACCCTGGCTCGACCCGCGTCTCCTCCCGCACGTGCGGGCCCTCGCCGACCCGGAGACTGGCCTCGCGAAGGAGGGCGCGATCCCGGCCGGGCTGCCCTGGCAGGAGCCCGACCAGGGCTTCAACGCCTCAGGCCGCACCGATCTGCACCGCACCATCGACACCGAGGGGCGCACCGGCGACCGGCGCGACGACTTCGACGTGGTCTACGGCGACTGGGAGGCCCTGCGGGAGGCGGCCGCCCCGGGGATGGTCCCGTCGAGGATCGACACCGACGTACGCCAGGCCCTGAGCCAGGCCGCCGACGACCCGACGAAGCTCACCGACGACCAGGCCCTCGCCCTGCTCCACGCGGACGGGCCCGCACTCGACGAGCTGTGCCGGATCGCGGACACCCTGCGCCGCGACGTGGTCGGTGACGATGTCACCTACATCGTCACCAGGAACATCAACTTCACCAACGTCTGCTACACGGGCTGTCGTTTCTGCGCCTTCGCCCAGCGGCGTACGGACGCCGACGCCTACACCCTCTCCCTGGACCAGGTCGCCGACCGCGCCGCACAGGCATGGGACGTCGGCGCGGTCGAGGTCTGCATGCAGGGCGGTATCCACCCCGACCTGCCCGGCACCGCGTACTTCGACATCGCCCGCGCGGTGAAGGAGCGCGTGCCCGGCATGCACGTCCACGCCTTCTCACCGATGGAGGTCGTCAACGGCGCGACCCGCACGGGCATGTCCGTCCGTGACTGGCTGGCCTCCGCCAAGGAGGCCGGGCTCGACTCGATCCCCGGCACGGCCGCGGAGATCCTCGACGACGAGGTCCGCTGGATCCTCACCAAGGGCAAGCTGCCGACGGCCGACTGGCTGAACGTCATCCGGACGGCGCACGAGACGGGCCTGCGCTCCTCGTCCACGATGATGTACGGCCACGTCGACCAGCCCCGCCACTGGCTCGGCCACTTCAGGACACTGGCCCGCCTCCAGCAGGAGACCGGCGGCTTCACGGAGTTCGTCACCCTCCCCTTCATCCACACCAACGCCCCGGTCTACCTGGCCGGAATCGCCCGCCCCGGACCCACCGACCGGGACAACCGGGCCGTCACCGCGATGGCCCGTCTCCTGCTCCACCCGCACATCACCAACATCCAGACCAGCTGGGTGAAGCTCGGTGCGGAGGGCGCCGCCGAGATGCTGCGCTCGGGCGCGAACGACCTGGGCGGGACCCTGATGGAGGAGACCATCTCCCGTATGGCGGGCTCCAGCTACGGCTCGTACCGCTCGATCCAGGACCTCGTCGCCATCGCCGACCTGGCCGGCCGCCCGGCGAAGCCGCGCACGACGCTGTACGGCGAGGTCCCCCAGGAGCGCGTCACCGCTGCGACGGCTTCGGACGGCCACCTGCCGGAGCTCCTGCCCGTGCTGGAGGGGTGAGGTTCGGCTCCGCGTTTCCCGCCGC
The DNA window shown above is from Streptomyces sp. Alt3 and carries:
- a CDS encoding bifunctional FO biosynthesis protein CofGH, with protein sequence MTDPQRPTTNAMRRALRRARDGVALDVAEAAVLLQARGEDLTDLAASAARVRDAGLEAAGRPGVITYSRKVFIPLTRLCRDTCHYCTFVTVPGKLRRAGHGMFLSPDEVLDIARKGAEMGCKEALFTLGDRPEDRWPEAREWLEAEGYDDTLAYVRAMAVRVLEETGLLPHLNPGVMTWTDLQRLKPVAPSMGMMLETTATRLWSEKGGPHHGSPDKEPAVRLRVLEDAGRSNVPFTTGILIGIGESYEERADSLFELRRTARAYHGIQEVIVQNFRAKPDTAMRGMPDAELEELAAAIAVARHILGPSARIQAPPNLVDAEYALLIGAGIDDWGGVSPLTPDHVNPERPWPHIDELAARTAESGFQLRERLTIYPEFIQRGEPWLDPRLLPHVRALADPETGLAKEGAIPAGLPWQEPDQGFNASGRTDLHRTIDTEGRTGDRRDDFDVVYGDWEALREAAAPGMVPSRIDTDVRQALSQAADDPTKLTDDQALALLHADGPALDELCRIADTLRRDVVGDDVTYIVTRNINFTNVCYTGCRFCAFAQRRTDADAYTLSLDQVADRAAQAWDVGAVEVCMQGGIHPDLPGTAYFDIARAVKERVPGMHVHAFSPMEVVNGATRTGMSVRDWLASAKEAGLDSIPGTAAEILDDEVRWILTKGKLPTADWLNVIRTAHETGLRSSSTMMYGHVDQPRHWLGHFRTLARLQQETGGFTEFVTLPFIHTNAPVYLAGIARPGPTDRDNRAVTAMARLLLHPHITNIQTSWVKLGAEGAAEMLRSGANDLGGTLMEETISRMAGSSYGSYRSIQDLVAIADLAGRPAKPRTTLYGEVPQERVTAATASDGHLPELLPVLEG